A single genomic interval of Carassius carassius chromosome 24, fCarCar2.1, whole genome shotgun sequence harbors:
- the LOC132102852 gene encoding RNA-binding protein 12B-like produces MAVVIRLRGLRITAGSEEIRNFFTGLRIPDGGVHIIGGELEEAFIIFASDEDARRAMTRSGGCIKGSPVNLLLSSKSEMQSVLEESTRRPELKNRGTYKEVVKSPSAERRPLAFNKDPRVDKRRLEHQEMRNRPPPSSFSETRHQREGSMSERDELYLKLIGMPFSATKDNVYTFFSGLQIDDIMFLRNPKGLFNGQSIVRFASKMDAVEGLKKDRQYMGPRYIQLTRCSEEQWLAKGGLVKTDSRKRASSERARSRSPISYKSRSRSPSHEEYCVMFENLPYMVEKRDLRVLLHPVSLKDDQIIIFAQKKDDRTKSAVVVFRNLTDYCAGLAHDKEMLMNKVVYVSPISKEKMVTLLESSVDARDEGKGSRRSAEAPQPQRNNPDSQLRCLYVRNLPFDVRKVEIMDFFNGFPLSEDRVVLLRDERGAGLGEALVIFQSEKEAMTAQSLNGQRFLGSEVMLKCITMGQMQKFGVNDQLMDSPQERNLQRTEIYKDAPHFSNTQMPQDDFEMEPNLRLGYEGRDRFEPNFGHIDAFGPGPDGNGHQCYGSPEQQLDGPICLKLVNLPSQIRVDEIYDFFYGYRVIPGSASLLYDRNGAPRRSATVAFESHREALTALQELNGRPIGTRKIQILFV; encoded by the coding sequence ATTTGCATCCGATGAAGATGCAAGAAGAGCGATGACGCGCTCGGGAGGCTGCATTAAGGGCTCTCCTGTCAACTTGCTCCTGAGTAGCAAGTCAGAAATGCAGAGTGTTCTCGAGGAAAGCACTAGAAGGCCTGAGTTAAAAAACAGGGGCACGTACAAGGAGGTTGTCAAAAGTCCTTCTGCAGAACGACGTCCTCTGGCATTCAATAAGGACCCAAGAGTAGACAAACGAAGGCTGGAACATCAGGAGATGAGGAACAGGCCACCTCCATCTTCATTCAGTGAGACACGACACCAGAGAGAAGGGAGCATGTCAGAGAGAGATGAACTTTACCTGAAATTGATAGGGATGCCGTTCTCTGCGACAAAGGACAACGTCTATACCTTTTTCAGTGGGTTACAGATTGATGACATTATGTTTTTGAGAAACCCCAAAGGATTGTTCAATGGCCAGAGTATTGTACGCTTTGCTTCCAAAATGGATGCAGTCGAAGGTCTAAAGAAGGATCGACAATACATGGGACCACGGTATATCCAACTAACAAGATGCTCTGAGGAGCAGTGGCTGGCTAAAGGAGGTCTCGTTAAAACAGACAGTCGGAAAAGGGCATCCTCAGAGCGAGCGAGATCTCGATCTCCCATTTCCTACAAGTCAAGATCACGATCGCCGTCTCATGAAGAATACTGCGTCATGTTTGAGAACTTGCCTTACATGGTTGAAAAGAGAGATTTGAGGGTGTTACTACATCCTGTTTCTCTGAAAGATGATCAGATTATTATCTTCGCCCAAAAAAAAGATGATAGGACCAAATCGGCTGTTGTGGTGTTTAGAAATCTCACAGACTATTGTGCTGGCTTGGCTCATGATAAGGAAATGTTGATGAACAAGGTAGTGTATGTGTCACCCATCTCCAAGGAGAAAATGGTCACCTTGTTGGAATCGTCTGTTGATGCGCGGGATGAGGGAAAAGGGTCAAGACGCTCTGCAGAAGCACCCCAGCCTCAACGAAACAATCCTGACTCACAGTTGAGGTGTCTCTATGTGCGCAATCTTCCATTTGATGTTCGTAAGGTGGAGATCATGGACTTCTTTAATGGATTTCCGCTGTCAGAGGATAGGGTTGTCTTATTGCGGGACGAAAGAGGAGCTGGGCTTGGTGAGGCTTTGGTGATCTTCCAGTCTGAGAAGGAGGCCATGACGGCACAGTCCCTAAACGGACAGAGGTTTCTTGGATCCGAAGTCATGCTTAAGTGCATAACGATGGGCCAGATGCAGAAGTTTGGCGTGAATGACCAGTTGATGGATAGCCCGCAAGAAAGGAACCTTCAGAGAACGGAAATCTACAAAGATGCTCCTCATTTTTCAAACACCCAGATGCCTCAAGATGATTTTGAGATGGAGCCTAATTTGCGCCTGGGTTATGAAGGTCGCGATCGGTTTGAGCCTAATTTTGGCCACATTGATGCATTTGGGCCGGGACCGGATGGTAATGGACATCAGTGTTATGGATCACCTGAACAACAACTTGATGGCCCAATTTGTCTTAAATTGGTCAATCTACCCTCTCAGATAAGGGTCGATGAGATTTATGACTTCTTCTATGGATACAGAGTGATTCCAGGTTCTGCATCATTGCTGTATGATAGAAATGGAGCTCCCAGACGTTCAGCAACGGTAGCATTCGAAAGCCACAGAGAGGCGCTCACTGCTCTTCAAGAATTAAATGGAAGACCAATTGGCACCAGGAAAATTCAGATTTTGTTTGTGTAG